Within the Pseudonocardia alni genome, the region CGACCGGCGGGAGCCCGTCGACCTTCGGCGTGTGCGGCTCGCTGGTGGGCGGGACCGGCCAGAACGCGCACGCGTCGCGGGCACCGACCGGGCCGCGGCCGGTGGAGCGGAACGGGGCGGCCTCGTCGGCCCGCGTCGCCAGCTCCAGGGCCTCCGAGGGCTCCTTCAGCGCCGGCTGGTTCACGCAGCTAATCGATTGGAAGGCCTGCAGCATGTTCGAGTAGCGGCCCTGGTCGTCGCGCTCGTGGTAGAGGTCGGCCAGGCGCATCAGCAGGTCGCCGTTGCCGTTCGCGACCTGCGAGATCCCCTGCTGCAGCGCGGGCCACAGCTGGGAGACGTAGAGGGCCTGGCTGACGCCGGTCTGGGCGTCGGAGAAGCTCAGGACGCGCCCGTCGCTGACCTTCGCGGGCGTGTCGATCAGTGGCCGCATCACCGTCTGGAACGCCTGGGTCGCCGTCGCCGGGTCGGTGCCCAGCGGACAGCCGGGGCGGCTGGTGCAGTCCTCGGCGAAGTTGTCGAACGCGAGCTGGAACCCGGCGTTCTGCTTGACCGTGGAGTCGATGGTCGACTGCGTCGGGTCGATCGCGCCGTCGAGCAGCAGCGCGCGGACGTTCTGCGGGAACGCCTCGGCGTAGGCGGTGCCGAGCTCGGTGCCGTAGGAGAAGCCGGCGTAGGTCATCTTCTGGTCGCCGACGGCGGCCCGCATGACGTCCATGTCCTTCGCGACGTCACGGGTGCCGACGTTCGCCAGCACGTCGGCCCCGGTGCGCTGGGTGCAGCGCTCGGCGAACTGACGGCTGTCGGCCTCGGCGGCGGCGACCCCGGCGGGCGAGGGGTCGGCGAAGACCTTGGTGCGCTCCTCGTCGTTCTCGGCGTCGGTGAGGCACTGGATCCGCGGCCGGCTGGCGCCGGTGCCGCGCGGGTCGAACCCGACCAGGTCGAACCGGTCCCCCAGGCCGTTGGTGGCCCAGGTGGCGGCCTGACGCGCGACGAACGAGGTGCCCGAGGCGCCGGGGCCGCCCGGGTCGGCGAACAGCGAGCCGATCTTCGCCCCGGTCGCCTTCTTGCGCAGCAGCGCGATCTGCATCGTCTTCCCGTCGCCGGGCCGGGCGTAGTCCTGCGGGACGGTCACCCGGGTGCAGTCGAACTGCGGGTCGGCGTAGGTCTGCGCGTCGTCCGCAGTGGGGGCGTAGTCGTTGCAGGGGCCCCACTGCAGCTGCTGGTCGTAGAACTGGGCCAGCTCCGGCAGGTTCTGCGCGGCCTGCGGCTGGTCACCGGTGCCCGCGTCGGCACACGCGCCGACCAGGACGAGGGTCGCCGCGCCGAGCGCGGCGAGCGCGGCCGGACGCGTCCGCCGGCGGGCCGGGGCCGGTGTCTCTCGTCGGTGGGCACGTCGTCGCAACAGCCGAGGGAGCATGACCGTGAGCATGCCACCGACCCCCGACGGTGACCGGTCGCGGGTCACGGCCCGGGTGAGGGTGCCCACACCACGGGGCGGTCCGGGCCCGTGCGCTGCCACCCTGGCGTCCGCCATCGACGGCGAACCCGGGGACCCCCGACCAGCGTGGGCCTCGAGGACGGAAGGAGCTCACCGGTGAGCACACAGGAGAGCGGAGAGGTGGCGGCCCCGTACCGGGCGCCCGCGACCCCGCCGAAGCGGACCCGCGTCCACCACCTGCTGCAGTGGAAGCAGGAGGGCCGGCGCTGGCCCATGCTGACCGCCTACGACGTCTACTCCGCCGAGATCTTCGACGACGCCGGTATCCCGGTGCTGCTCGTCGGCGACTCCGCGGGCAACAACGTGTTCGGCCACGACAACACCATCCCGGTCACGGTCGACGACCTGGTCCCGCTGACCCGGGCCGTGGTGCGCGGCTCCCGCAGCGCGCTCGTCGTCGCCGACCTGCCGTTCGGCAGCTACCAGATCTCCCCCGCGCAGGCGCAGGAGACGGCGTTCCGGTTCATGAAGGAGGGTGGGGCGCACGCGGTCAAGCTCGAGGGCGGTGCGCGCTTCGCGCCGCAGGTCGAGGCGCTCACCGCGTCCGGCGTGCCGGTGATGGGCCACCTCGGGTTCACCCCGCAGAGCGAGCACGCGCTGGGCGGGTTCCGCATCCAGGGCCGCGGCGACGCCGCCGACCGGCTCGTCGAGGACGCGCTGGCCGTGCAGGAGGCGGGCGCGTTCGCCGTCGTGCTGGAGATGGTGCCCGCCGACGTCGCCAAGCGGGTGACCGGGGAGCTGCGCATCCCGACCGTCGGCATCGGGGCCGGGCCCGACTGCGACGCCCAGGTCCTCGTCTGGTCGGACATGGCCGGGATGAACCGCGGGAAGGTGCCGCGCTTCGTCAAGAAGTACGCGGAGCTCGGCTCGGCCCTGCACGACGCGGCGGCCGCGTTCGCCGCCGACGTGGCGCACGGCGAGTACCCCGCCGAGGAGCACAGCTACCGGTGAGCCGGGCCGGGCCCCGGCGCGCGTCGCCGGGGCCCGGTCGGCCGGGTGGGACCGGTTCAGCCTGCGCCGTACGTCGTCGGGTGCCCCAGCCCCGGGATGCCGCCGCCCGCGCGGTGGCGGGCCAGCATCCGGTCCGCGGGGGTCTCACGGCGCGCCAGCCGCCGGGCCAGCGACGCCAGCCGCGCGCCGTGGGCGTCGTCGCCGGCCAGCGCGGCGGTCGCGGCGTCGAGGACGGCCTGCGACCCCGCCCGCACCGCCGGGTCGGCCCAGCCCCGCAGCGCCGAGCGGCGGTGCGCCGTCGCGTCCGGGGTCCGACGCCGGCCGGGCAGCGTGTCGTCGCGCAGCAGACCGGTCAGCAGGCTCAGCAGCGCCGCGGGCAGGTCGGTGCCCACGCCGTCGGCGGGCTCCTCCCCCGCGACCGCCGGGACGGCGTCGAACGCCTTGAACTCGATCCGCCCCACCTCCCCGGGGATGCCCGCGTGCCGCACCAGGCTGGGGTCGGTCACCATCAGCGGGGCGTCGGGCGGCAGGTAGGCCAGCGCCGCCGGGCGCGCCCCGGTGCGACGCGCGGTGCGTGCCGACAGCCCGCCCCAGACACGGCCGTCGCGGAACGGTGAGGAGAACGACCACGGCACCAGGTAGGGGCTGTAGAAGGTCAGCTTCGCCGCCGCGTCGGCCAGCACGGCGGGGTCGGTGCCCGACTCGGGGAACGACAGGTTCAGGTCCGGCCCCCAGGTCACCATGTGCAGGTGCGAGGTCCGCTCCTCCGGCGAGGCCGCCATCAGCGCCCGCTCGTGGGCGTTCGGCGGCGGGTCCAGCCGGTAGGCCGACAGCTGCGGGTGGTGGGCGAACGCGACGGGGCGCAGTCCGTGCCGGGCGGCCACCGCGGCCAGGGTGACCGCGTCGGCGGCCAGCGCGTCGACGGCGGCCTCGACCGAGTCGTGCACGCGGGTCCGGATCTCGATGCCCTTGGGGTCGAACCGGAGCAGCCCGCCGTTCTCGTCGAGGCGCTCGTAGCCCTCGGCGTACCAACGCTTGCGGCGGATGCCGGCGTCGCCGATCCGCAGGTCCGGCTGGTCCCCGGGCAGCTCCGGCAGCTCGTCCACGATCGCCGCGACCTGAGCGTGGGTCAGCGACCGGTGGTCGGCCACCGTCCCGTCGTCCCGCAGCAGCGCGAGCTCGTGCTCGAGCCCGTAGCGCGCCTCGCCCCGCATCGACCACCCCCGGTCCCCGTCCTGGCACAGGACGTTACCGAGGTCGGGCCCGGCGCCGGCTGTGATCCGTCCCGGCCTCCTCCTCACCCGTTCCGCCCTGGACAACCCCGCGCCGAACGGTCAGCCTGGTGACGGCGGCCACTCCACCAGGTGGCCGGGACCCGGAGCACACGGGAGGCGTCATGAGGCTGGGCCGCAAGATCTCCGAGGGATTCGCCGTGGACCACGAGGCCGACCGGGTGGCCGACGCCCAGGAGCGCCCGCGCCCGGCGCGCGCCGTCGAGCCCGAGTTCACCGAGTGGACGCCGGCCGCCCCGCAGCCGGCGCACTCGGGGTCCCGCGAGGACTGACCGGGTGCGCGGGCTGTTCCGCCGGACCCCGCTGGAGTACCCGACCGGCCCGCTGGAGGGCCACAAGCTGGCGTTCCCGATGCTGTCCGCGGACGGCACGACGGCGGGCTTCAGCGGTGTGACGCTCGGGCGGGCGCACGTCTACCGCACCGTCGACGACGCGGTGTGTGCGCACGGTTGCCGGCACGCCTGCCCGTCGCGGTGGTGCGACTGCGGGTTCTACTGCTTCCACACCGCCGACGACGCCCGCGAGCTGGCGTGCGCGCCCGAGCACCAGGGCGCGATCCTGCTCGAGGTGGCCGTCTCCGGCCGGTTCCGTCGCTACGAGCTGGGCCTGCGCTACGCCCGGCAGCGGGTGCGCACGATCCGGATGCGGGCCTGCCGCTGCGGGGCGCGGGTCGCGGTGCTGGCCGACACCGGATCCGGGCAGCACGGCTGGCGCCGGCTGGAACCGGTGTGCCTGCGGTGCGCCGGGGCGCGCCCGGTGCTGTCGGCGCAGCGCTTCGCCGAGCTGGCCGAGCTCACCCTGCTGCCCGACGACGTCGCGGCGGGCCCGCTGACCACGCCCGACGACGCGGCGGGGTTCGCCGAGCACCCCGACCCGCACGGCACCGAGGCCGACGACCTGATCGGCGACCCGGTCGCCGCGGCGGGCGCGGTCGCCGTGCTCACCGCGGAGATGGCGCTGCTGCAGGCCCGGCTCGACGAGATGGCCCGCCAGCTCGGCCGGGCCACCGCACGCCTGGACGCGCTCGAGGGCCGCGACCTGCCCGCGGCG harbors:
- a CDS encoding alpha/beta hydrolase, translating into MLPRLLRRRAHRRETPAPARRRTRPAALAALGAATLVLVGACADAGTGDQPQAAQNLPELAQFYDQQLQWGPCNDYAPTADDAQTYADPQFDCTRVTVPQDYARPGDGKTMQIALLRKKATGAKIGSLFADPGGPGASGTSFVARQAATWATNGLGDRFDLVGFDPRGTGASRPRIQCLTDAENDEERTKVFADPSPAGVAAAEADSRQFAERCTQRTGADVLANVGTRDVAKDMDVMRAAVGDQKMTYAGFSYGTELGTAYAEAFPQNVRALLLDGAIDPTQSTIDSTVKQNAGFQLAFDNFAEDCTSRPGCPLGTDPATATQAFQTVMRPLIDTPAKVSDGRVLSFSDAQTGVSQALYVSQLWPALQQGISQVANGNGDLLMRLADLYHERDDQGRYSNMLQAFQSISCVNQPALKEPSEALELATRADEAAPFRSTGRGPVGARDACAFWPVPPTSEPHTPKVDGLPPVVVVSVTGDPATPYQAGVDLAQQLNGSLITVNGNQHTASLQGDACTDTLAIDYLVNLTLPPQGAECTLAPS
- the panB gene encoding 3-methyl-2-oxobutanoate hydroxymethyltransferase, with amino-acid sequence MSTQESGEVAAPYRAPATPPKRTRVHHLLQWKQEGRRWPMLTAYDVYSAEIFDDAGIPVLLVGDSAGNNVFGHDNTIPVTVDDLVPLTRAVVRGSRSALVVADLPFGSYQISPAQAQETAFRFMKEGGAHAVKLEGGARFAPQVEALTASGVPVMGHLGFTPQSEHALGGFRIQGRGDAADRLVEDALAVQEAGAFAVVLEMVPADVAKRVTGELRIPTVGIGAGPDCDAQVLVWSDMAGMNRGKVPRFVKKYAELGSALHDAAAAFAADVAHGEYPAEEHSYR
- a CDS encoding glutamate-cysteine ligase family protein, producing MRGEARYGLEHELALLRDDGTVADHRSLTHAQVAAIVDELPELPGDQPDLRIGDAGIRRKRWYAEGYERLDENGGLLRFDPKGIEIRTRVHDSVEAAVDALAADAVTLAAVAARHGLRPVAFAHHPQLSAYRLDPPPNAHERALMAASPEERTSHLHMVTWGPDLNLSFPESGTDPAVLADAAAKLTFYSPYLVPWSFSSPFRDGRVWGGLSARTARRTGARPAALAYLPPDAPLMVTDPSLVRHAGIPGEVGRIEFKAFDAVPAVAGEEPADGVGTDLPAALLSLLTGLLRDDTLPGRRRTPDATAHRRSALRGWADPAVRAGSQAVLDAATAALAGDDAHGARLASLARRLARRETPADRMLARHRAGGGIPGLGHPTTYGAG